From uncultured Treponema sp.:
GAAAGAACAATCGAAATCATAATTCCCAGGAACGACGAGAAAGCTCCAAGCGCGGCGGAATAAATCACTGTGGACTTGAAGCTTTTCATAACGCGCATTGAGCTTAAAGGCGGAAAAACAAGAATCGCCGTTATCAGAAGCGAGCCTACAAGATTCATCGCAAGCACAATCACAACGGCTGTAATCACGGCAATTAAAATGTCGTAGGCTGGCGCAAATTTGTCTTCCGTGCGCAAAAAGTCCGGGTCAAAAGTCGCTGAAAAAATTCTGTTGTAGAAAAAGACGAACGCGGCAATCGTAACGCAGGAAATGAGGACTGAGACTGCGACCTTGCCTTTTGTGAGCGTGAGAATCGAGGTTGAGCCGAAAAGCGTTGTGCAGACATCGCCTGAGACATTCGCCGAAGTTGAAAATACGTTCATCACAAGATAGCCGAACGCAAGCGCGCCCACGGAAATCATCGCAATCAGCGAGTCAGACTGCACTTTCCTTTTTTTGTCCATACAAAGAAGAAAAATCGCGCAAAGAACCGTAACCGGAATTGTAAAAAGGCTGTCGCTCACAAGCTTCATAGTAACGGCAACCGCATACGCTCCGAACGCGGCGTGCGAAAGTCCGTCTCCAATAAGCGAGTAGCGGCGAAGGACAAGAACAGTTCCCAGAAGCGACGCGCACAAAGAAACCAGAACGCCGACAATCAGCGCATAGCGAACAAACGAAAATGAAAGGTAATAAGAAAGTTTTTCAAGAATTTCCATCGAAGTCTCCAGTATTTCCAGTTTTTCAGCCGCGTTTTATGTCTGCTTTTTTAGACGATGAGTTTTTGCAAAAATCCACGCGGCTTTCAAACTGAACTTTTCCGCCTCTGAACGAAAGAATGTGCGATGCGTAATCAAGGCAGTCCAAATCGTGGCTCACCATTACAACGGAAAGCCCTTCATTGTTGAGCTTTTCCAAGATGGCGTAGAATTCCTTTGCGGCGGCAGGGTCAAGCGCAGAAACAGGCTCGTCAAGAAAAATCAGTTTTTTTGCGGCGCACAATGCTCGCGCAAGAAGAGTTCTCTGCTGCTGTCCGCCTGAAAGTTCCGTAAAACGCCTATGCGAAAGGGAAGCGATTCCGACTTTTTCCATCTGCTCGTCCGCAATCAGTTTCTGCGCTTTTCCGTAAAAAGGCCGGTTTTTAAACTGCCCGAGCGTTCCAGAAAGCACAATCTCGCGTACGGAAGCCGGAAAATCTGCGCTAACAGAAAGTTTCTGCGGAAGATAGCCGGTCTCGTTTTTGCAAAGTCCGTCTCCGAACAAAAATTCTCCGCTGATTTTTTTCTGAAGCCCAACAAGCGTTCTCATAAGGGTTGTTTTTCCGCTTCCGTTTTCGCCAAGAATGCAAACGTAGCTTCCTTTTTCCACTGTAAAACTCACCGGCGGCGAAACTGCCTTTCCGTCATATCCGACCACAAGATTCTCGCAAGAAATGTACGCCATTTTTTTCTCCTCAGCAGTTTTTCCATAAGTCTATAAATTCAAGCATGAACTGCTGGATTCCGCCGAACCATTTCTGCTGAAAACGGCAGGCGTTTTTTCCTATGTAGCGGAAGTGCCAGCATTCCCAGCGGTAGCCGGTAACATCTTCATAGCCTTTTGGAAACGAAAGAGACCAGCCATAATCTGCGGCGTTTTTATAGACCCATTGCCCCATTTGAGTCTTGTCAAAGTCATCAGAAATCGAGCCGAAATCAACCGCCGTTCCAAGCTGATGCTGGCTTGTTCCAGGGCGCGCGCTTTCGCGTTCAGCTTGTTCAAGTCCGTCCGCGCTTACGTAGTGGTTAAAAAGATTTTCCTGGTAAGAATAAGAGCGGTAGGCGGAGCTTACCAAAAGCCTGATTCCGTCATTTAACGCCGCCTGCGCCATTTCATTCAAAGCGGTATAAGCTTCCGGGCGGATTTTCATTCCGGCTTTGTTCAGGTCAAAGAGGCTGTTCTTTTCCAAAGAAACCAAGTCTTTCGGCACGTAGGAGGAAGGCACGGCGTGGTTTTTGTCAATTAAAAAGAAAAGGCTTTTGCCGTCCGCACGGAATGTCTTTTCCTCCTCAAGAATCTCGTGAAGGTCTTTTAAAAATTCCGCCTTGTTTTCTTCTGTAACACAAATGGCTTCTTTTGCTCTGCCTGACATTTTCTGAAAAACTCTGTCGAACTTTTCTTCTTCCGCAGATGAAATTTTTGCAGCCGGTTTAAAAGGCTGTGCATAAGATTTTTTCGCGCAGCCTGCAAGACAAAAAATTCCTGCAACCGCAAAAATCTCAAAAAGTGTTTTTTTAGTCATAAGAAACCTCATTTTTAGACAAAAAATTTCAAGAAAAAGGAGGCGCAGGTTTTATTTTACGAAACCGACGCAAAAAGTTGCAGCGGTCATTTCGACAGGCTCAATGGCCGGACGAACTCAATGACCACCGCAACCAAATTTTTACAAGAAAACTCGTCAGCAAACCGTCAGGTTTGCCGTGCTTCTATCCCTAAGCTGTTAGTTCAAGGCTTCTTTCAGAACGGAAAGGTTTTCTGTCATTGTGCCAAGATAGTTTTTTCCGCCCTTTATGTCCTTCTGGTTCACAGACTGCAATGAGTCCATCTTCAGAACTTTCTGGTTCTTTTTTGATGTGTTCTGAATTACAGTGCGCGCGATTTTTCCGTTTGAATTTTCGATTGTAAGAACGCTTCCAAGCCCAAGCTCGTCAACCTTCTTTGCAAGGAAAATCACAGTCTCAAAGCTGGCCTCGCTTTCCGCACTGCATCCGACAAAAGCCGCATAATATTTAAGGCCGTAGTCGTCAGCAAGATAGCGGAACGGGAATCTGTCGCCAAAAAGAATTGTCTTGAACTTTGAGGAAGCTACAGTTTCAGAATATTTTTTGTCCAAAGCGTTGAGTTTTTCAACATAGTTCTTTGCGTTAGCCGCGTAAACAGAAGCGTTTTCCGGGTCGAGCTTTTCAATCTGGGAAGCAATCGCGTTTGTCAAAACTTCTGCATTCTTGACAGAAAGCCAGACGTGCTCGTCGTATTCAACCTCGTCATGCTCGTGATGATGGCCGTGCTCGTCTCCGTCCTCATCGTGGCTGTGTCCGTGTCCTGCCAAATGCTCGCAGATTTCCTCGCCGCTCATGCTTGCAGGGAAGAATGTCGGGAAAGAATTTTCCGGGTCAACAATCGCGTCAAAGCTCTCGTTGCTCATTCTGATGTGGAAATGCTCCGCAGCTGCTGGCTCAATCATGTGGTCGTTGAATTCAATGAAAAGCGGCGCGTCTGACTTCTTGTTTTTTGCGACAAAACGGTACATTGCGGCCTTTGTTCCTGTTGACCAGTTCTGAATGTAAAATCCGACATTTTTGTACTTTGAGCTTACTTTTCTTCCGTCAGCATAGGTGAATTCGATTTTGTCTTTCTTTATGCTGATTTTTGAGATGTCAGTTTTGTATCCTTTCTGATAGTAAGCCTTGTATTCTTCGGCTGTCATTTTTCCGGATTCAGCCTTTTCCTCAAAAGCCTCGTCCAGTGTTCCGTCAAGCGCAAGAGGATAA
This genomic window contains:
- a CDS encoding metal ABC transporter permease, whose protein sequence is MEILEKLSYYLSFSFVRYALIVGVLVSLCASLLGTVLVLRRYSLIGDGLSHAAFGAYAVAVTMKLVSDSLFTIPVTVLCAIFLLCMDKKRKVQSDSLIAMISVGALAFGYLVMNVFSTSANVSGDVCTTLFGSTSILTLTKGKVAVSVLISCVTIAAFVFFYNRIFSATFDPDFLRTEDKFAPAYDILIAVITAVVIVLAMNLVGSLLITAILVFPPLSSMRVMKSFKSTVIYSAALGAFSSFLGIMISIVLSTPVGATIVIIDIMIFVLHCVAGRFL
- a CDS encoding ATP-binding cassette domain-containing protein; amino-acid sequence: MAYISCENLVVGYDGKAVSPPVSFTVEKGSYVCILGENGSGKTTLMRTLVGLQKKISGEFLFGDGLCKNETGYLPQKLSVSADFPASVREIVLSGTLGQFKNRPFYGKAQKLIADEQMEKVGIASLSHRRFTELSGGQQQRTLLARALCAAKKLIFLDEPVSALDPAAAKEFYAILEKLNNEGLSVVMVSHDLDCLDYASHILSFRGGKVQFESRVDFCKNSSSKKADIKRG
- a CDS encoding M15 family metallopeptidase; amino-acid sequence: MTKKTLFEIFAVAGIFCLAGCAKKSYAQPFKPAAKISSAEEEKFDRVFQKMSGRAKEAICVTEENKAEFLKDLHEILEEEKTFRADGKSLFFLIDKNHAVPSSYVPKDLVSLEKNSLFDLNKAGMKIRPEAYTALNEMAQAALNDGIRLLVSSAYRSYSYQENLFNHYVSADGLEQAERESARPGTSQHQLGTAVDFGSISDDFDKTQMGQWVYKNAADYGWSLSFPKGYEDVTGYRWECWHFRYIGKNACRFQQKWFGGIQQFMLEFIDLWKNC
- a CDS encoding ZinT/AdcA family metal-binding protein, with the translated sequence MKKITKFLALGAMFAFGTAGAFSAEKKSIVCTTFPQYDWCREILGDKAKDFDLTLLLDKGTDLHSFQPSFSDIAKISASDMFIYVGGESDGWVSGVLKEAKNKNLVPINMMEVLGERVKEEEVVEGMQETEHNHGEEGHPHDHGKEVSTFEDIEVKSRNLSDWAGEWQSAYPLALDGTLDEAFEEKAESGKMTAEEYKAYYQKGYKTDISKISIKKDKIEFTYADGRKVSSKYKNVGFYIQNWSTGTKAAMYRFVAKNKKSDAPLFIEFNDHMIEPAAAEHFHIRMSNESFDAIVDPENSFPTFFPASMSGEEICEHLAGHGHSHDEDGDEHGHHHEHDEVEYDEHVWLSVKNAEVLTNAIASQIEKLDPENASVYAANAKNYVEKLNALDKKYSETVASSKFKTILFGDRFPFRYLADDYGLKYYAAFVGCSAESEASFETVIFLAKKVDELGLGSVLTIENSNGKIARTVIQNTSKKNQKVLKMDSLQSVNQKDIKGGKNYLGTMTENLSVLKEALN